CAGTTCCAACTCTGCTGGAATTTCGAGGAACAACAGTTTCTAGTTAGACACTTAAAGCAACAACAGTTTCTAGGCAGAGTGTCACCCACCCCACTCAGAACCATGTGTGCACATCAGCCACAAACACACCcaaacagtgcccagcctgtACCAGCCTCACAGCTACTGACACCCTGTCAGCAACAAAGTTGAAGCCTtaacagcagcaaaaggaaaatggcCAAACCACCACCATATTCCCCTTGTAAATAAAATGTCAGCTTCTCGACAGTAGGAAGGAGGAGGTGAGAGAAAACACTCCCCACTTGTTGTATCTGCACTTCTTTTTCTAATTCTCTGCACCTCAGAAGCAGCTGATTAAGAATTAACATTTGGTGCACATAACCATGTTACTAAAGATAGTACATACACACATTCAATCTATAAAACCCATTCAATGACTGAGTTTCACATACAACAACTCCCTGCATGTCCAAACTAAAAGAACCCACTTACCTTGTGCACAGTGGAACTCACTCTAAGCTCTCAGCTGTTCTGTCTTCAGATCATATATCTCTATAGCCCCTCCCACACCAAGTATTGCCAACAATTCTCTGCAAATGGGAAATCTCTTTCTCTTAAGCAAACAAAATCAATTACCTCTATTAAGTTACATCTCacctacagaaaataaaatcctgacTAATGCTGACAATGTCAATATGTAAGGTAGATGAGAGGTCATGGTCATTGGAAATATCTGTCCTAGCACACATGGTTATGTGCCTCCTCTtgctagtttaaaaaaattgcaatgGCTGAAAAACTCAGTTGAAAAGAATGCTGCAATGCCAATCACACTTTTATTCTAATGGCTTTtagttttttactttttatacaTTGCCACTTTACATAAATCACATCAACTAATTCAGCTCAAATCTGTCACAAGCTTTTATGCCTTGCTAAGTGTATATTCCTTCAGGACACTTCTGCTCAATTTCATCTCTGGGCAGCAGGGttggttttgaatttttttctgtaaaaaatgtTACCCTCACTTTGACTCAGTAGAAATATACACCAACACCAAAGAGAACTGTGTGAGACAGTGAATGAAGTGTGGTATCAGATGGCAAACTGCTCTCTGCACTCCTGAGTACTTACATTATAGAATTGTATTGATCTGAGACAGTTAGTACAGAATAATCTTCCTTGCTCCATCCTGCCGATCTAATCTACGTGGTTAATATTGATGTCGGCAGTACCTGCAGTCAAAGTCCAAAAATACATGAGAATTTGGCTGAATTACCCTAAAGATAGCAGTGAGCAGGAATATTCACTTATGTAACACAGGGAGGTTGTATAAATTGCAGTGTGTCACACAAAACAATTGGTTTGTTACAGTAGGAGGGGTTGTGTCCCTCAGATCCTTACTGGACACTAGCTGCAAGTGTTGCCTAAATGCTCCAGTGAAGCAGGAGAGAAACAGCTCCAGCAACAACTCTCTGCATCTTTTAGCATGCTTTTCTGCTGATGAAAAACatgggtttattttctttttaaatgaaaaaactGGTTCCAGCAGCATGACATTTCTCATGAAGAAACTGTTGGCTTTAGCAAGAGCTACAGAGCCCTGAGTTTGCCCAGCTGAAAACTGACAGTGCTCTAGTTGTAGCTGGATTTAGGGCACTGACTCTTTCATTTACAAACTTGGTTTATTTGATGTTTAATTAGtatcacagaaccatagaatggtttggggtagaagggaccttaaagatcatctagttccaaccctcctgccatggacaggaacACATTTCACTACATAAATGCACATATTTATCAAAATTCAACAGTCTTGATAACCTCATTAGTGGAGCTGGATTTAAGTGATTAAAATGAACAACTCCAGTACAACTTGCATTAAACTTGGTTTAATATACAGTGATATAAGTCAATATTGATTCCTGCATTCCAGGGTCTCATTAAGACCTGACACCATCCTGAATCCTTCCTTAACAAGTTTTAAGCTGCTGACCAGCATTTGTTTCTCAGAGTCTGCAAAGGGCTTTTAGCTGCTGCAATAGATCTCCTGATAAAGGAAACATTGCTGAAGCTGCATTACACGACTTCAAGTGTCTAGTGGCAAAGCAGAGGCACACTAGGAGCTCTGGTCCCAGGATATTCCAAGTTAAGCTCAGAGGAAAGCTGAATCCAAACATTCTACCTCATCTAGCCAGAACATGCAGGCTTTTCTATGAatttcctagggaaaaaaaaaaaaaaaaaaaaaacatggcCTACTATTTGGGATAATCTCTCCTAATTTTGCAACAATTGTTGGGAatggcagaaaaacaaaaccagacagaTCTTAGGCCTAGAAGTTGCAGCAAGAAATCAATGAACAGCTGGGTTTTGAGTATCAATAGTAAGAATTTATTTCAGGTAGCTTTTTAGTTATCTAAGACATTTTGTGTTGTCCCATATACACCCTATTTAGTGAACTGTTTCCTTTTCTGGTACACTCATGTAGTTTAACACTGAAGTGTCTGCAGTAGGCTAAAACCAGCCCTGTTGGTaaggaaagaacaaaaacattttttcactctttccATTAATTTGACATTTCCattcttttcattaatttcaccTTCCTACTATCTGCAAATACAATGAAACAGAGTTTCTGTGGCTTTAGGGTGTGGCTCAGGAGTAGAAAATTTTCATCACTTTGTCTACAACATCGTCATCTGATGGCAGTTTCCTctggctgccaggctgcaggaatTTCTTTATTGTGGGGATGTTGCTTAGTCTTGCTTTGAAACtctacaaaacaaaaccaaaacagcacaGTGCTTAAGAATCATTGCAACTGTCAGCCATTTCAACGTTATCCATGTTCTGGAAGTCACATCACAGCTTGATGCTGCAGAAAAAACTATACACTTCCCCTCTTATGCTTTTGCAGTTGTAGTGACAGAATGTGGCAACAACAATGAGGATGTGGGGCCAGCTAAAAGTTTTTaggatattttattattttgcatgTCACTTCTGACCATCTCACTCCCACAAATATCCCAGCCACTTTAAATCAGTGCTCTTTAAAATTCATTCTCCATTCAAATTGCCCATTCATTTACCTGCAAGAGAGGAAATTTGGCAAAGATATCAGGCTTCCACTCCTCTACCATCAAAATGATTTCAAGTAATTGAAcatctgccctgctcagctggtTGCCAACCAGAAAGTCTTTTCCATGGTCTTTCAAAACCTAAAAACAGAGAACCAGAAGCAGATGAtgtcttttctctctcttttatcAGTTCTTTTCTCATAAATAATGTGATATCTTCAAAGCAGGGTCACATATTGCACAGAGTTGTCAGTgaaagaaggaaatgcagtTCAAACACTTGAAGTACAAACAATGATCTGAAGGCACTGCCACCCTAGGCATCATCTATCAGGTCGTTCACTTCTACATTCCTGTCTGGCAGCTCAGTTGGGCTCATCTTGCCTTGCCTGCTGTAGCTGCACTGAAGGCTCAGCTGTATGAGATACAGGAGGAACTGCAATGCTTTTACACAGCATGTATGGTACAGGGCCATCTACATTTTAGTAGGAACCTTGATGTCACAGTTGGTGCTGTAGAGTCTTTTGTCTGAACAACACACACACTGAAACATGGACATTtggggagctctgtgtgtgctgggtttTTGCAGCTGTACATCTCTCCCAGATTTGAAGTGccttctgtcccctctgtggTATCCTGTCTCCACCTTAATCCCAGCACCACTGAAACCAGAGCGTTGGTTTTCCAGGGGTAGcttctcttctgttttcctcCATTAAACCAGTGTGCTTCCAGGATGGAGCTTCAAGGTAACAGCATCAATTGAGCTACAAGCTCTTTGCCACATACCTTCTCAAAGGCTGGGAAGTATCTGTTTTCAGTCTTGTCCATCATATTTGCAAAATGCTGCTCCTTTTTGTCTGCTGGTTGGATTTCATATGTCATAAGTAACTCATTCAGATCAAACATTCCTTCCACGTACATATCAATTCTGAAAGGAAGAGATACACTTGGTCAGGTCACACACAGAGTAGTGACCTGACCAAGCGTAGAGCACAATAACTCCTGGCACAACCTCACTGAGATGCTGGGAAATCCCTGCCTCTTCTgtctcccacacacacacatatacccTGGCAAAGTTCCCCCTGGAATGCAGTTGCACTGGGGCCAGGCAGGGGGGAGCTTGGGCCAAAGGCAAATGCAAAATTCCTAGGGAAACCTAAAGACTGTAGGACTCCCACTTGTTGCTGGGACTGATTATTGTCTGGAATATGGGTTTGTGAACCTGACTACAGAATTCTCATGTGTGCCATCCAGACTCGTGTTAAAAATCCAGTAAGACAGCCTAAGTTTAACAGCAGCTCCATACCATTTCTAGCAAATATCGTGACACATGTGTTTACCAGGACTTATTATACTGAAGCATTCAGAAATACCTCAGGTGAAAACATGAGCCCCAGGAGTCCTCTCCTTTAATAAACTGTTATGAAATCTGCACAAATTCCTGGTAATTAGAGAGAGaagggtttttcttcccttaaaaGACATTGCCCTGAATGTGAGGAGGGTAAAATGATGCTGCTGACAACTgcaggagaaaatgaaatgcagcatCAGTGGGACAGTCTGCCCCCCTGACTGCTTTCTTCTGATAAGTGCATTGACCTCTGACTGATGATTCCTGGGCTCGCTTGCCCTATGGAATCCAGCTGTCTCTCTCTGCTGCAGACATCAGCTGCAGTCACAGTGATCTCGTGCACTGCTGCCCTCTCCCACTGAATCGAGCTGGGAGCTGGATACCCTTGTGTTTCCCTGAGCTACTGGGTGAGCTGGGGTCTAACAAGCAAAGTGGTACTGTTACAGTACAGGGCTCTCTCCTTCACGTCCTTCCCGTAGAGGTTGTACTTGGTTGATATGTAGTTGGCAATGGCTCTGGTCTGCACCAGCTTCATCCTGTCCATCTCCACCTTTGGCACTTGCTGAAAGAGCAGGGATCCATCTAGGCCAAGGGGAAGAACACAAGGAGAAGTTCAGTCCCTCAGTGAGAACCACCCACATGTGTTAGGCAAAGAAACCAAAcgtattcatttttatttagaatCTGAATCAATCTGGCTGGATAAAATATCccaagatcatcaaatccaattGTAAAACCAGCAATGCCTAATTCCACCACTAAACCCTCTCCCCAAGTGCACGTCTGTCTACATGCAGTGACTCAACCacctccttgggcagcctgttccaattcTTGACAACCCTTTTGGTAGCAACCTTCCTCATTCTTACAGGAAGGTGTGGAAAATGCTCACCATGCAGCAGTGACATGTTAATAACTTAATACTATAGCAATGAAGTTGTGGGAATTGCAGATTGAGACAACAGTCAAATGCAGATCTGACAGCTGTCACACATTGAAAAACACATGCACTGCATGGCTCTAACACAGGTGATTTTCATGGAGGTTCACAGAGATGAGAAGGACTGAAAAACCTTGTCCAGTCCGTTTCTGTCATCTTTTGCTAAATACATCTGGACTTTCTAATCACTGGCTGACTTAAAATGTGAATACcaatgaatatataaataatagtGAATAGAAATGCATAGAATATCTTTGTGACAACTTTATTGACTTTATAAATGGCATCCAATCTATACAAGCATGAAGTGAGACCAACAAATGAGTTCCATGAGATTCCTGCAAGACCCAAATATCACTTGGAGTGAGGCTGGAGCCATGCAATTCTTCTGCTAGTATGCAGAAGCCTTGTCCTAGCAAGAAGAAATACCTCCAGAAAGAGAGGTATCAGATCAGAGAGTCAGCAAGAGTTTTTGCTTAGGGAATGATATGTCCCTTTTGTAAGTGTACATTTTTTTTAGCTTTATGCTTGTGTCCTAAAATACTTTTTGAAAGGCAGCCTGTTACATAGGGACCAAGTCATTATTCCTACAGGACAGCAGGACTGCAAATGCTAACCCAAGCTCAGGTTGCTTTTCACAGGCCAGGTGAAGAGCACAGACATGCAATTTGGTTGGGAAGAAACATGATTATCATGTTCAGAAAGACAGAAGCTGAAGCAGCACAGTGGGTTGTTGCCTTGGGAGGCAGGAATGCAGCAGAGGAACAGGTAAACTCGGAAATCTGGAACTCTGTTTTCAAAGGGATTATAAAGCAACAATTTGTAGGCAACCTAAGATGCTAATGACTTTCAAGATGATCTGAAGACAAAGGTCGCTATGGCCATAGGATGGAAGGCAATGGACACAAACTGAAGCACAGGAGAGTCAAATGTCTGAACTTCAAGAAAGGCTCTTTGACTGTGTgggttgtccagagaagctgtacattctccatccttggagatacgCAATACCCAGCTGGACATGGTCCTGGGTAAGTGGCTGGAGGGGGCCTTGCTTGAAGTGGGGGAGGTGGATTAGGCAATCTTGAGAGGTCTCTTCTGACCTCAGCCCTTCTGGCATTCAGTGAAGATTGAAGCAACTGGGTGGATGATATCAGCTATCAAACTGCAGGACCTCTCTCGGCACCCCTGAGAGCTCATGTACAAAATCCAGTTAAGAGACTTTCTTTTTAAGGCACTAAGATTTAACAATTCTTAAGTGTTCTCAGACAAGTAACTCTAATTCTAATTTCAATTCTGATTCTTCCTATTTTTCTATTGCTGCTGTTGTTATCTAAAAGTGAAGGAAACTTACCCTTCTGTAACTTTGTCAgatcctcctttttttccaggTAAGATTCTTCAAactgcaggaaggagaaaagttCCTGCCATGATTTAGCCTCTCCGCCTTTAGGTAAAGAAGGCCTAAAGAGATGTCTTTTGGgcaatattatatttttaaaacataaataatatttgaaaGCTGTCAGGCACTTTGGCCATAACTGTGACAGAAACCCCTGGATCTTGAAACACACAGATTCCCATACACCATCTCAGGTTTACCATCAGAATCTGTCAGAGGTAATAAATTTACTTTGTGATTTACAATATCCAGTACGTTCAATGGCAAACTACATCGAGGCAGCAATAATAATCTCTTGCTGTTTTGGACATTGGAATTTAACTGAAGGCACTCAGAATTGCAGGTGCTTGACTTCTGTAATCAGAAGATTAAGAAGCCAGGTTCTGCTGCTGGGGTTCTAAATTTCTTCTCTCTCTAGCTACAGGGGAGGAGCACTTCTGGTGCTACCTGCAGGCTTTGCACATGATGCATGCAAGTCAGACAGGAACTTGCCCCCTACTTAGGGCAAGCTCATGGTCCCTGTTGGCCTGCTCAACAATGCATTGAAGGCAGAGCTTGAAACTGCTGCTCAGTCACACTTTTCAGAAGGAGCAGTAGAAGCACATATTTGTCACAGGATCTCAGAACAAAAGACCAGAAGCAAACCTCaaccccagctgctgccaggagccacCGAATTGGTTCCATGCGGCCACGTCCATTGAAGTAGTGCAGCTTGGGTTTTCCAGACATGTTTCCACCTCCTGATTCCCTGGTATCTGCAATGAAGAAAGCAGGGTTACAGTTTTGAATCTCTAACTGGCTCTCAAATTGTCTTGTTTGGAACCACTGATTTATGGTTCAAGACTTTAATTAATCAACAGCGGAGGTACAAGATTATATTGAGAGACTGCCATGTATCATTCTGCCTTCAAGTATTACTTTACATGCAGAATATTTAAGCACAATTCTGTACTTAGAATTGGCCCAGACAGAggattttaaagtattttaatcTTTGCGCACAATGTGTTTTGTTCTGACCAGAAAGCTGCATGTGCTATTTGTGTATTTTGGCATTATCTCAGAACACAGTTACTGTTTAATCAGATACATGCTATAAACTCAGCAATTACTCTGCTTTCTCCAGCAGCCATTTATGCTCCATTATAACCAGCCAGGAAGGAATCCTTTCCATCAGTCAATCCCTTTTACAACACTCCATGCTTCTGAAATGTCTTTAGACAAACCtctaaaaaatggaaattaattttgccTCTGGTAACATCAGATTTGCCTTTaccacaggcacagcctcagGGCAATGCTTGCTTGGTCCAGTTCCAACTCTGCTGGAATTTCGAGGAACAACAGTTTCTAGGCAGAGTGTCACCCACCCCACTCAGAACTGTGACACCCTGTCAGCAACAAAGCTGAAGCTTtaacagcagcaaaaggaaaacgGCCAAATCACCACCATATTCCCCTTGTAAATAACATGTCAGCTTCTCTGGAGTAGGAAGGAGGCGGTGAAACACTCCCCACTTTTGTTATCTGTACTTCTTAATTCTCTACACCTTAAAAGCAGCTGATTGAGAATTAACATTTGGTGCACATAACCATGTTAGTACAGAAAATACATACACACATTTATTCTATAAAACCCATTTAATTACTGAGTTTCATGTGCAAGTCCCTGCATTTGAGGGAAAACTAAAGCAAAAAACTTCCTTACCTTTTGCACAGTGTGACCCACTCTAAACTTACAGCAGTTCTGCCTTAAGATTATATAACTCTGGAGCGCCTCCTACACTGAGCGTTCCAAACAGCTCTCTGCAAACAGGAAACTTCTGTCTCTTGAGCAAACAAAACTTATTATCTCTGTTTAGCTACTTCTGacctacagaaaataaattcctgaCTAATTCTGACTATgtagaaatgtaaaataaatcaGAGGTTATGATCTTTGGAAACGTATGCTAGCACAAAATGGTTATATGCCTCCTATTTATATTGCTTGTTACCATGCTGgctaaaaataattataacaGCTGAAAAGCTCACTCATATTAAAAGAATACTGCTATGGCAATCTCACTTTTAttctagggtttttttaatttgttttggttttttttttttactttttacacATTGTCGTTTTACATAAATCACATCAACTAATTCAGCTCAAATCTTTCACAAGCTTCTATGCCTTGCTTAGTGCATATTCCTTCAGGTGACTTCTGTTGAATCCTCTCTGGACATctgggttggtttgtttttttttatatttcctgAATTTGACTCAGTGAAAAAACACACCAAAGACAGCTGAAAGAGACAGTAAATGAAGTGTGGCAGCAGAAGGCAAACTGCACTCCGCAGTCCTGACTGCGTTCTTTGGACAACTCAATAGATTTCAAAAAGTCATACATTCAAATACAGCATACATTCCCATGTACCTTACCTACCTGGGTAATAGTGTTGTAGCCATCACCTGCAGTTACAGTACAGCAGGCTGTCACCTTCATGTCCTTCCTGTATGCATACTTGATTGCTTGGTAGCCGAAAATGATCCTCATCTTGTCAATCTTTACTGTTGGTACCTGTTACATCATTGTGTTCCATGCTTGACAATAAAATAAGCTTAATCATTTATTTAGAGGTAGAATCACAGAAGGACAAGGCATCAAAAAAAGTCACCACTGCAATGTATTGTCTTTTAGGAGGTGTCTAGTCCCCATGTGGAACACTCTCTATCCCATTTGGTACATAAGGAGAGCCAGGCCTCACAGAAGAAGACCCCTGACTGGCAGCACCTCTTGCAGCTCCCCATTCTGGTTAGGACTCtatgtccctctgtcccctccttACATTTTGGGAAGGTCTTCCATCCAGCCTCTGACACTGCTGGAAACAGTGTTTCCCATATTTTTGGACACATATGACTTATGACACAGAATCTAGAATAATGTAGGAGATTGAAGTTCCCATGCAGTGACATGTGCACCAAGGTTCATCTGGCTGCTTCACAAACCCAAACCTCTCTTAGGAAACTTGTCTGGATTCACCATTTGTAGGCCTGCCCCTGATAAACTCTAGGAGACATCCCGAGTCTAGTGATCACCTGGTAGGGAAACATGAGTTCAAGCCTAAAAGTTAATGATAGTGTAGACAACTTAGGAAAACCCATCTCACCTAACTCTGTAGACATCTACATCTGGTTTAGCTGTCTAGTCTCTTTCCAATAGGTCCATACTCAGGAGGAATCCCTCAGCATGCTCTTCAGTTACAGCTGAACACTCAAAAATGATTGTGTCTCAACTGAGATAGTTAGAAGTTTTGATGAAGCCAGTCCCTTCAGCCTCCCCTTagaggcaggggagaggagcACCCCCTTCAGAGGGTGATTTAATGCCAACATTGACATTTCTTGTTTGGTCACAAGTATCCATTGAGATTTCAGGCAACTAAGTTCAATATAGTCTGTCTCGTAACTTGACTTTCGGAAATGTCACTTCATTGAGGTATTTTGGGAAATATTattcttctgttttctccctcaggttcatttttccatattttttctaatttctttttttcttcactcaTGTCATAGACTATTAAGCATCAG
This window of the Ammospiza nelsoni isolate bAmmNel1 chromosome 3, bAmmNel1.pri, whole genome shotgun sequence genome carries:
- the LOC132070513 gene encoding glutathione S-transferase-like, with protein sequence MSGKPKLHYFNGRGRMEPIRWLLAAAGVEFEESYLEKKEDLTKLQKDGSLLFQQVPKVEMDRMKLVQTRAIANYISTKYNLYGKDVKERALIDMYVEGMFDLNELLMTYEIQPADKKEQHFANMMDKTENRYFPAFEKVLKDHGKDFLVGNQLSRADVQLLEIILMVEEWKPDIFAKFPLLQSFKARLSNIPTIKKFLQPGSQRKLPSDDDVVDKVMKIFYS